In one window of Balaenoptera musculus isolate JJ_BM4_2016_0621 chromosome 10, mBalMus1.pri.v3, whole genome shotgun sequence DNA:
- the LOC118901756 gene encoding NKG2-D type II integral membrane protein produces the protein MSESHDHASELVKHGASTRQQKRTCTSVTSKCGENSSPFFLAQSIAVAMGIRFIVMVVICSAMIINSVIILITLFNQEAPISLKENYCGPCPKNWIYYRNNCYQFFNESKSSYQSQASCMSQNSSLLKIYSREEQDFFKLVKLYHWMGLVQISTNVSWQWEDGSILSPNQLAMVEMQNGNCAVYGSSFKAYTENCLTPNTYICIQRIV, from the exons ATGAGTGAATCTCATGATCATGCCAGTGAACTGGTAAAGCATGGTGCTTCTACACGACAGCAAAAGAGAACATGTACATCAGTCACAAGCAAATGTGGAGAAAACT catCTCCATTTTTTCTTGCCCAATCCATTGCTGTAGCTATGGGGATTCGTTTCATTGTAATGGTAGTGATATGCAGTGCCATGATCATAAATT CtgtgattattttaataacattattcaACCAAGAAGCTCCAATTTCTTTGAAAG AAAACTACTGTGGTCCATGTCCTAAAAACTGGATATATTATAGAAATAACTGCTACCAATTTTTTAATGAGAGCAAAAGCTCGTACCAGAGCCAAGCTTCTTGTATGTCTCAAAATTCCAGTCTCCTGAAGATATACAGCAGAGAGGAACAG GATTTCTTTAAATTGGTGAAGTTGTATCATTGGATGGGACTAGTACAAATTTCCACAAATGTTTCCTGGCAGTGGGAAGATGGTTCCATTCTCTCACCCAACCA ACTAGCAATGGTTGAAATGCAGAATGGAAACTGTGCAGTCTATGGCTCAAGTTTTAAAGCTTATACAGAAAACTGCTTAACTCCAAACACATATATCTGCATACAGAGGATTGTGTAA